In Marinicella rhabdoformis, a genomic segment contains:
- the nadA gene encoding quinolinate synthase NadA codes for MTMNTDQLFEKLSHKLSDQYSEAELILKAEMAAEIIALKEEKNAVILGHNYMEPALFHTVPDFTGDSLELSRKAAQTDKDVIVFCGVEFMAETAKILSPEKTVLVPSNKAGCSLASSITAEDVRKIKAQFPGVPVVTYINTYADVKAETDICCTSGNAKAVVESLPGDAVIFLPDEYLAGNIARETGKHIILPTKGTTYPKVEGVDVQMIGWNGRCEVHDQFTVEDIENVRASHPDVKVLSHPECKPAVVEASDFSGSTTEMIRYIQDNELPKYLLLTECAMGDNIHAENPNREMLRMCSVRCPHMNQIQLKDTYDALKYNQYEITIPEDIRQRAFQSVDRMLKIG; via the coding sequence ATGACAATGAACACTGATCAATTATTCGAAAAATTATCACACAAACTATCCGACCAATACTCAGAAGCTGAGCTGATACTCAAAGCCGAAATGGCCGCAGAGATCATTGCCCTTAAAGAAGAAAAAAATGCAGTGATTTTAGGCCACAATTACATGGAACCTGCTTTGTTCCATACGGTCCCAGATTTCACTGGCGATTCTTTGGAGTTATCTCGCAAAGCTGCACAAACTGACAAAGATGTTATTGTTTTTTGTGGGGTAGAATTCATGGCAGAGACGGCCAAAATTTTAAGTCCTGAAAAAACGGTTTTGGTGCCATCAAATAAAGCCGGTTGTTCATTGGCTTCGTCAATAACGGCTGAAGATGTGCGAAAAATCAAGGCACAGTTCCCTGGTGTTCCTGTGGTCACATATATCAATACCTATGCCGATGTGAAAGCAGAGACGGACATATGTTGTACATCGGGCAACGCCAAAGCGGTGGTGGAATCTTTACCCGGTGATGCGGTGATTTTTTTACCTGATGAATATTTGGCGGGTAACATTGCAAGAGAGACGGGCAAACATATTATCCTGCCAACCAAGGGCACGACATACCCGAAAGTTGAAGGTGTGGATGTGCAGATGATTGGCTGGAATGGCCGTTGCGAAGTCCATGACCAATTCACCGTCGAAGACATCGAAAATGTGCGTGCCTCACACCCTGATGTCAAGGTCTTGTCACACCCAGAATGCAAGCCTGCAGTGGTCGAAGCCTCTGATTTTTCTGGCAGCACCACTGAAATGATTCGTTATATTCAGGACAATGAGTTGCCTAAGTATTTGTTGTTGACTGAATGTGCCATGGGCGACAACATCCATGCCGAAAACCCCAACCGTGAAATGTTACGCATGTGCAGTGTTCGTTGCCCGCACATGAATCAAATTCAATTGAAAGACACCTACGACGCGCTGAAGTACAACCAATATGAAATCACCATTCCAGAAGACATTCGCCAAAGGGCATTTCAGTCTGTTGATAGGATGTTGAAAATAGGTTAA
- a CDS encoding heme biosynthesis protein HemY: MMKTIKFILLLAAILAVAWVTPALLRNPGLIQVELLGYQVQMTAIAAALLVAALFLIIWVAYALFKAPKTAVKNIKANVGRKKFARGLLALSEGKWAQAEKLLIQSVKQSPTPELSYMAAARAAVSQHNIEAAEQYLDQAEALIDNPLTVDLTRCEIWLKTGQADKAMPLLDLILKTYPNNPKAVHLLTQASQDSGQWQQLRNILPKAEKLKIINPEQAQLLNLQATEARFQTLDSVEHLMALWQGLNKKEQAHYLNQFCQHGIRVSAFQQVTEQIEKSQKTQFNNLLVDFWSELPHNLNHRLKVAEKWLSQHPSNPHVLMCNAKLQMAKKQWDQAESLLLKNMAISHSPESVKETNQLLGQVYQEQQQPEKALTHYRLAAKSSQAITVIDQNH, translated from the coding sequence ATGATGAAAACCATAAAATTTATTTTACTGCTGGCTGCTATTTTGGCAGTCGCGTGGGTTACGCCTGCTTTATTACGCAATCCCGGCTTAATTCAAGTGGAACTATTGGGTTATCAGGTCCAAATGACGGCGATTGCAGCAGCACTTTTGGTAGCTGCTTTGTTCTTAATCATTTGGGTCGCTTATGCCTTGTTCAAAGCACCAAAAACTGCCGTTAAGAACATCAAAGCCAACGTCGGTCGCAAGAAATTTGCTCGTGGGTTGTTGGCCTTGAGCGAAGGCAAATGGGCTCAGGCTGAAAAGCTATTGATCCAATCGGTCAAACAAAGCCCAACACCCGAATTGTCTTACATGGCAGCAGCCAGAGCGGCCGTATCACAACACAACATTGAAGCCGCAGAGCAATATTTAGACCAAGCTGAAGCCCTCATCGACAATCCTTTAACGGTGGATTTAACGCGCTGTGAAATTTGGTTAAAAACCGGCCAGGCCGACAAAGCCATGCCGCTGTTAGATTTGATCTTAAAAACCTACCCAAACAACCCAAAGGCGGTTCATTTATTAACCCAAGCCTCACAAGATTCAGGTCAGTGGCAACAGTTAAGAAACATTTTACCCAAGGCTGAAAAATTAAAAATCATCAACCCTGAACAGGCCCAATTACTTAATTTGCAAGCCACTGAAGCCCGCTTCCAAACTTTGGACAGTGTTGAGCACCTGATGGCTTTATGGCAAGGCTTAAACAAAAAAGAGCAGGCACACTATTTGAACCAATTTTGTCAGCATGGCATTCGAGTAAGCGCTTTTCAGCAGGTCACTGAACAGATTGAAAAATCACAAAAAACCCAATTCAACAATTTATTGGTCGATTTTTGGTCCGAATTACCACACAACCTCAACCACAGACTCAAAGTGGCTGAAAAATGGTTGTCACAACACCCCAGCAACCCACATGTGCTGATGTGTAATGCCAAATTACAAATGGCAAAAAAACAATGGGATCAAGCCGAATCGCTGTTACTCAAAAACATGGCCATTTCGCACAGCCCAGAAAGCGTTAAAGAAACCAACCAGCTGTTAGGTCAAGTTTATCAAGAACAACAACAACCTGAAAAAGCACTCACACACTATCGCCTGGCCGCAAAAAGCAGCCAAGCCATCACAGTGATTGACCAAAACCACTGA
- a CDS encoding tetratricopeptide repeat protein — protein MKLFVFYIILLSFAAETTTNNATVTHGSCETSIQTGNYPKALQVCNRALDQADKNEKTTARIYLQLATIHHELGNKDDESYYLAKIKSHPRFIEDIKIQYEWHRKVGQKYYFSAQYEAAKNNLYQALTVAEKEDQPLWLSKSHNDMGLVEFKLANFKAALLHYQKSLELKKKHGNNYQIGKTLNNLGLIHFKLELFPEAVAYYENAISHYLNYSEQDHFDERVFYDIAHIYEDLNRAYSANNNPQKAGEYAEAIMTSLKLKISPQEQTRALLNLAMWHSKKNHFKLSQLFLNEANGLLANQGNNELKAQFYFLSSELNLNQGQTQLAETNALTGLSLAKSLENDLLITDAYELLGHIYQSSDPTKALDAMQQYQAYREAFLKKKYDSDLRSVQHEIEKQQIEQKLLNQELTNIEQQHQLQQLTNLVLWAVIFLVLVIAILIIYHIKRKKEKEDLIKAIHYHKQQLILLEATQNQTESEQSENDPSRFKIQLKEQLVTAMIDAVNIWEKNTQTTQIDLAEQSKIWTVSVDNGTLRTRSLDKYLSIDKIPQNPRWRNVVKTCHFILSHDQLNSQDRGELNNHLERIMDTVRNVSLSNS, from the coding sequence ATGAAGTTGTTTGTTTTTTACATCATATTGCTGTCATTTGCCGCCGAAACGACAACAAATAACGCCACAGTCACCCATGGCTCATGTGAAACCAGTATTCAAACTGGAAATTACCCAAAAGCATTACAGGTCTGTAACCGTGCTTTAGACCAAGCTGATAAAAATGAAAAAACAACCGCACGTATCTACTTACAATTGGCAACCATACATCACGAGTTAGGTAACAAAGATGACGAATCCTATTACTTAGCTAAAATCAAGTCGCACCCTCGCTTTATTGAGGACATCAAAATACAGTATGAATGGCACAGAAAAGTCGGCCAAAAATATTATTTTTCAGCCCAATACGAAGCCGCAAAAAATAATTTGTACCAAGCACTCACTGTTGCTGAAAAAGAAGACCAGCCATTGTGGTTGAGTAAAAGTCATAATGACATGGGCTTGGTTGAATTTAAGTTAGCCAACTTCAAGGCTGCCTTACTTCATTATCAAAAAAGTTTGGAACTTAAGAAAAAACACGGTAACAATTATCAAATTGGAAAAACGCTGAATAATTTAGGGTTAATTCATTTTAAATTAGAGCTGTTTCCTGAAGCGGTGGCATATTATGAAAATGCCATCTCACATTACTTGAATTACTCTGAACAAGACCATTTTGACGAAAGGGTCTTTTATGACATCGCTCATATTTATGAAGACTTGAACAGGGCCTATTCTGCTAACAACAATCCACAAAAAGCAGGTGAATACGCTGAAGCCATTATGACTTCACTGAAGCTAAAAATTTCTCCTCAAGAACAGACCCGAGCTTTACTCAATTTGGCCATGTGGCACAGTAAAAAAAATCACTTCAAACTGAGCCAATTATTTTTGAATGAAGCCAACGGCTTACTAGCAAACCAAGGCAACAATGAACTCAAGGCACAGTTTTATTTTTTGAGCAGCGAACTTAACTTGAATCAAGGACAAACACAGCTGGCTGAAACCAATGCCTTGACAGGGTTATCTCTGGCTAAATCATTAGAAAATGATCTGCTCATCACTGACGCCTATGAATTGTTAGGCCATATTTACCAGTCTTCTGATCCTACAAAGGCTTTGGATGCCATGCAACAATACCAAGCTTATCGTGAGGCATTCCTTAAAAAGAAATACGATTCTGACCTCAGATCTGTTCAGCATGAAATTGAAAAACAACAAATAGAACAAAAACTGTTGAACCAAGAGTTAACCAACATCGAGCAGCAGCATCAGCTACAACAACTCACCAATCTGGTTTTATGGGCTGTGATATTTTTGGTATTGGTCATTGCCATATTAATTATTTACCACATCAAAAGAAAAAAAGAAAAAGAAGACCTGATCAAAGCCATTCACTACCACAAACAGCAACTGATATTGTTAGAGGCAACACAAAATCAAACTGAATCAGAACAATCTGAAAATGACCCCAGCCGGTTTAAAATCCAATTGAAAGAACAGTTGGTCACCGCCATGATTGATGCCGTTAATATTTGGGAAAAGAACACCCAAACCACGCAAATTGATTTGGCGGAACAATCAAAAATTTGGACGGTGTCTGTAGACAATGGCACGCTCAGAACACGGTCTCTGGATAAATACCTGTCTATAGACAAAATACCTCAAAACCCGAGGTGGCGAAATGTCGTCAAAACCTGTCACTTTATCCTCAGTCATGACCAATTAAACAGCCAGGACAGAGGTGAACTCAACAACCACCTAGAACGCATCATGGACACGGTAAGAAATGTATCACTCAGCAATTCTTAA
- a CDS encoding 2OG-Fe(II) oxygenase, with amino-acid sequence MKWLRWQKGRQKTGYDKMFLAGLSWPIAFDCYLLRFNQGSVIPPHTDKNEKGKHVRLNVVLKQAKQGGEFVCDETIYETKRIKLFRPDLHLHQVTEVKQGARWVLSIGWIKRS; translated from the coding sequence ATGAAGTGGCTGCGGTGGCAAAAAGGCAGGCAAAAAACAGGTTATGACAAAATGTTTTTGGCCGGTTTGTCTTGGCCGATTGCTTTTGATTGTTACCTGTTGCGTTTCAATCAAGGTTCGGTTATTCCGCCACACACTGATAAAAATGAAAAGGGCAAACATGTGCGTTTGAATGTGGTTTTGAAACAGGCCAAGCAAGGCGGTGAATTCGTTTGTGATGAAACGATTTATGAAACCAAGCGGATCAAATTGTTTCGCCCAGATTTACACCTGCACCAAGTGACCGAAGTTAAACAAGGCGCTCGGTGGGTACTGAGCATAGGTTGGATCAAACGAAGCTGA
- a CDS encoding ACP phosphodiesterase encodes MNWLAHVLLSKRDVEYQLGNLLADPMKGRVWDGAPQSIEQGMLMHKAIDAFTDSHAVVAKSKSRFEFKGYLKGVVVDLLYDHFLAVHWQSFSETPLDNMLAIFHQESDLLIADFPPKAHRVISRVIETNMLGSYAEFSGFVAALLRVELRLSDRIKAKDSMNHYVPTIESTYEQFESDFLQFFPQLIEHFKNHPLGSQSNNYLI; translated from the coding sequence ATGAACTGGCTGGCTCATGTCTTGTTGTCGAAAAGGGATGTTGAGTATCAGCTGGGGAATTTGTTGGCCGATCCAATGAAAGGTCGGGTTTGGGATGGTGCGCCACAAAGCATCGAGCAGGGCATGCTGATGCACAAGGCGATTGATGCATTCACAGATTCACATGCGGTGGTTGCGAAGAGTAAATCGCGTTTTGAGTTTAAAGGTTACTTAAAAGGTGTGGTTGTGGATTTGTTGTATGACCATTTTTTGGCGGTGCATTGGCAGTCCTTTAGTGAAACCCCATTGGATAACATGTTGGCGATTTTTCATCAAGAGTCTGATTTATTGATTGCTGATTTTCCACCCAAAGCCCACCGCGTCATCAGCCGGGTGATAGAAACCAATATGTTGGGCAGTTATGCTGAATTCAGTGGTTTTGTCGCGGCTTTATTGCGCGTTGAATTGCGCCTTTCAGATCGGATTAAAGCCAAGGATTCTATGAATCATTATGTGCCAACCATAGAGTCAACTTATGAGCAGTTTGAATCTGACTTTTTGCAATTTTTTCCTCAATTGATTGAACATTTCAAAAACCATCCTTTGGGCAGTCAAAGCAATAATTATTTGATATGA
- a CDS encoding DMP19 family protein, whose product MSDDYWDVIAPIWDDVNIYDGEEMFLKSFDVLTNKQQILLAGHWANSEIMNGGLGQFFDNSTGVLAPEAVFAFQTLGMPKTSNILKQAMLFFGDDYPRDRTKRLEVFEAYYKSHGENAVPMETEEDAMAVAIEEERGGFDSAADAYSVSEV is encoded by the coding sequence ATGAGTGATGACTATTGGGATGTAATAGCACCCATTTGGGATGATGTGAATATTTATGATGGTGAGGAGATGTTTCTCAAGTCGTTTGATGTCTTAACGAATAAACAGCAAATTTTATTGGCAGGCCATTGGGCAAACTCTGAAATCATGAATGGTGGTTTGGGACAGTTTTTTGATAATTCTACTGGTGTGTTGGCACCTGAGGCTGTTTTTGCGTTTCAAACACTGGGCATGCCCAAAACTTCAAATATTCTAAAACAAGCCATGTTGTTTTTTGGCGATGATTACCCACGTGATCGGACAAAAAGACTCGAAGTCTTTGAAGCTTATTATAAAAGCCATGGTGAAAATGCTGTCCCCATGGAAACAGAAGAAGATGCCATGGCCGTGGCCATTGAAGAAGAGCGCGGCGGTTTTGATTCAGCAGCGGATGCTTATTCAGTGAGCGAAGTGTAA
- a CDS encoding VOC family protein, producing MTLKIDHMTILVSSLKESMPYYVKLLELVGFTQVKEWVWTDKAGFFFQFNQAKSGTSAYQRYGAGMNHLGFVAPTPEFVVKVQTEMKAAGFDVPEIQDFGGVKALFMKDPDGIRFEVTYYPPGVAVVD from the coding sequence ATGACACTTAAAATAGATCACATGACCATTTTGGTAAGCTCATTAAAAGAGAGCATGCCTTACTATGTCAAGCTACTTGAATTGGTTGGCTTTACGCAAGTCAAAGAGTGGGTTTGGACAGACAAAGCCGGTTTCTTTTTTCAGTTCAACCAAGCGAAATCTGGTACCAGTGCTTATCAACGCTATGGTGCGGGGATGAATCATTTGGGTTTTGTTGCACCGACGCCTGAGTTTGTTGTTAAGGTGCAAACAGAAATGAAAGCAGCTGGTTTTGATGTGCCTGAGATTCAAGATTTTGGCGGTGTGAAAGCCTTGTTTATGAAAGACCCAGATGGCATTCGTTTTGAGGTCACGTATTATCCACCGGGTGTGGCTGTAGTTGATTAA
- a CDS encoding GNAT family N-acetyltransferase encodes MKNIRNAQKSDFNAIVQLNQSEVDKTSPMDGLRLEALDALACYHKVVEVDGVVAGFLFAMDESADYENDNFAFFQSRYERFVYIDRIVISKDFAGMRLGSALYEDLFECARLQQVPVLTCEFYIKPLNVGSLKFHQGFGFKEVGTQTAADGIKLVSLQAAEAS; translated from the coding sequence ATGAAAAATATTAGAAACGCCCAAAAATCTGACTTCAATGCCATTGTTCAATTAAACCAATCAGAAGTGGATAAAACCAGTCCAATGGATGGGTTGCGGTTAGAGGCATTGGACGCTTTGGCTTGTTATCACAAGGTGGTTGAGGTGGATGGTGTGGTGGCGGGTTTTTTGTTTGCTATGGATGAATCGGCGGATTATGAGAATGATAATTTTGCTTTTTTTCAGTCACGTTATGAGCGTTTTGTATACATTGACCGGATTGTGATTTCAAAGGATTTTGCTGGGATGCGCTTGGGTTCGGCTTTGTATGAAGATTTGTTTGAATGTGCACGATTGCAACAAGTTCCAGTATTGACTTGTGAGTTTTATATTAAACCGCTGAATGTGGGCTCTCTCAAATTCCATCAAGGTTTTGGTTTCAAAGAAGTGGGTACGCAAACAGCTGCAGACGGCATCAAACTGGTTTCGCTACAAGCTGCGGAAGCGAGCTGA
- a CDS encoding T6SS immunity protein Tdi1 domain-containing protein, translating into MDIIKEIKNAWGWIGIEPQEVVVENEFGNVIIKDPENRFWRLSPEDVSCEVVAESIDDYNTLIQDEAFVEDWFMSAMVDEAIKKHGKLKPGHKFYMVVPGALGGEYGGSNVKMAPFEAIIKFSGAIGKQIKEKPDGAEIKYKPLSY; encoded by the coding sequence ATGGATATTATTAAAGAAATCAAAAATGCTTGGGGTTGGATTGGTATTGAGCCGCAAGAGGTAGTTGTAGAAAATGAATTTGGCAATGTCATCATAAAAGACCCTGAGAATAGGTTTTGGCGTTTATCGCCTGAAGATGTTTCTTGTGAAGTGGTTGCGGAGTCAATTGATGATTACAACACGCTGATTCAAGACGAAGCTTTTGTTGAAGATTGGTTTATGTCTGCGATGGTGGATGAAGCCATCAAAAAACATGGGAAACTCAAGCCAGGCCATAAGTTTTATATGGTGGTGCCGGGTGCCTTGGGTGGTGAGTATGGTGGTTCAAATGTGAAAATGGCACCTTTTGAAGCAATCATTAAGTTTTCAGGCGCCATTGGTAAGCAAATCAAGGAAAAGCCGGACGGTGCTGAAATCAAATACAAGCCCCTTTCGTACTAG
- a CDS encoding M23 family metallopeptidase, whose product MKSYQYITLLCLCSMTTSAQDIKIHAPHAVSFSCTEHWDGQFKWVGDALGTDCIIQDWYKDETRMFMRPFKNQGFENEDWFGFNKNVLAPCDCEITAVHENETTNKPGIMNPGRASSITFTNAEGVNILIAHVRDIQVVVGDQVKAGQVVAKVGNNGYSRNPHVHIAAWDKKEKPLQIQFNQKTIGLNSRVKITK is encoded by the coding sequence ATGAAAAGTTACCAGTATATTACCTTGTTGTGCCTTTGCTCCATGACTACCTCGGCTCAAGACATCAAAATTCATGCGCCACATGCAGTGTCCTTCTCATGTACAGAACATTGGGATGGTCAATTTAAGTGGGTGGGTGATGCTTTGGGTACGGATTGTATTATTCAAGATTGGTACAAAGATGAAACCCGCATGTTTATGAGGCCTTTTAAAAATCAGGGTTTTGAGAACGAGGATTGGTTTGGTTTCAATAAAAATGTATTGGCACCCTGTGATTGTGAAATCACTGCTGTTCATGAAAACGAAACCACCAATAAACCTGGGATTATGAACCCAGGAAGGGCCAGTTCAATTACCTTCACAAATGCAGAAGGCGTTAATATCCTGATTGCACATGTGCGTGATATTCAAGTGGTCGTTGGTGATCAAGTGAAGGCGGGACAGGTGGTAGCCAAAGTTGGCAACAACGGTTATTCAAGAAACCCACATGTTCATATTGCGGCTTGGGACAAAAAGGAAAAGCCTTTGCAAATTCAGTTTAATCAGAAAACGATTGGTTTGAATTCGAGAGTAAAGATTACTAAATGA
- the polA gene encoding DNA polymerase I encodes MTNKTLYLVDGSSYLYRAFFQPNLKRLASKSGHPTGVMYGVTNMLQRMIDEYHPEHMVVVFDAKGKTFRHDMYEEYKATRPSMPDELRMQLEPTKALVKAMGIPMLEIPHVEADDVIGTLAKKAEVLGIETLVSTGDKDLAQLVSDHVTLVNTMTNVVMDKQGVVDKFGVTADQIIDYLALVGDTSDNIPGVQKVGPKTAVKWLQEYKTVDNIIERADEFKGKVGEYLREGIDQLKLSRELVIIKEDCEVDYKVGDFAITPKDAAALNKIGKEYDMKRFAEFELSEADAPAEPKKVVEYTCIQDMDTLNAWLSEIKKAGLVAFDLETDSLNPIGANIIGMSFAYAPEKAAYVPVDHNPMFTEGAKQLPLQDVLDAVIPVLKEVTLIGQHFKYDMNVLSNYGIDVDNLAFDTMLESYVLNASASRHDMDSLASFYLDEKTTKYEEICGKGAKQIPFADVAIDVATHYAAEDADITLKLHLALWEQLEKEPHTKVFTDIEMPLVRVLASMEQTGVYLDANELKKQSVHLAEKMAVLQTKAYELAGKEFNLGSPKQLQQILFEEQGLPVLKKTPGGQPSTAEDVLQDLSADYELPSTILSYRSLSKLKNTYTDKLPLEINNKTGRVHTSYHQAVAITGRLSSNNPNLQNIPIRTEEGRKVRTAFIAPDGWQVMAADYSQIELRIMAHLSQDENLLKAFKEGVDVHSQTASQVFDTPLDEVTGEQRRAAKAINFGLMYGMSAFGLSKQLHISRKEASNYQKQYFAQYPKVKGFIDSVKEKAAEQGYLDTEFGRRLYFPEINNRNARVRAGAERAAINAPMQGTAADIIKKAMIAVYNEVKGKDDIRLVMQVHDELVFEIKDESVKSWCQRIKETMENVVELSVPLLVDYGVGDNWDQAH; translated from the coding sequence ATGACAAACAAAACACTGTATTTGGTTGATGGCTCTTCTTATCTTTACCGTGCTTTTTTTCAACCCAATTTAAAACGTTTGGCCAGCAAAAGTGGTCATCCAACTGGTGTAATGTACGGCGTGACCAACATGTTACAACGCATGATTGATGAATATCACCCTGAACACATGGTGGTGGTGTTTGATGCCAAGGGCAAAACCTTTCGTCATGACATGTATGAGGAGTATAAAGCAACGCGGCCATCGATGCCCGATGAATTGCGCATGCAATTGGAGCCGACCAAAGCATTGGTCAAGGCCATGGGCATTCCAATGCTTGAAATCCCTCATGTCGAAGCTGATGATGTGATTGGTACTTTAGCAAAAAAAGCAGAGGTCTTGGGCATTGAAACTTTGGTTTCAACAGGTGATAAAGACTTGGCGCAATTGGTTTCAGACCATGTAACCTTGGTCAACACCATGACCAATGTGGTGATGGACAAGCAAGGTGTGGTGGATAAATTCGGTGTCACAGCGGATCAAATCATAGATTATTTGGCCTTGGTGGGTGACACATCAGACAACATCCCAGGTGTTCAAAAAGTTGGCCCAAAAACAGCGGTCAAGTGGCTACAAGAATACAAAACCGTTGATAACATCATTGAGCGTGCTGATGAATTCAAGGGGAAAGTGGGCGAATACCTGCGAGAAGGCATTGATCAATTGAAGCTGTCACGTGAGTTGGTGATTATTAAAGAAGATTGCGAAGTCGACTATAAAGTCGGTGATTTTGCCATCACACCCAAAGATGCAGCGGCTTTAAATAAAATTGGCAAAGAATATGACATGAAGCGTTTTGCTGAATTTGAACTCAGTGAAGCTGATGCGCCAGCAGAACCGAAGAAAGTGGTTGAATACACTTGTATTCAAGACATGGATACTTTGAATGCTTGGTTGTCCGAAATCAAGAAAGCAGGCTTGGTGGCCTTCGATTTGGAAACCGATTCGTTGAATCCGATTGGTGCCAATATCATCGGCATGTCCTTTGCGTATGCTCCTGAAAAAGCGGCATATGTGCCAGTGGACCACAACCCGATGTTTACAGAAGGTGCCAAGCAATTGCCTTTACAGGACGTGCTTGATGCCGTGATTCCCGTGTTAAAAGAAGTGACTTTGATTGGGCAGCATTTTAAATACGACATGAATGTGCTGTCGAATTATGGCATCGATGTCGATAACTTGGCCTTCGATACCATGTTGGAATCATATGTACTCAATGCCTCGGCTTCTCGTCATGATATGGATTCATTGGCCAGTTTTTACTTGGACGAAAAAACCACCAAATACGAAGAAATCTGCGGCAAAGGCGCAAAACAAATTCCCTTTGCCGATGTGGCGATTGATGTGGCGACTCACTACGCGGCTGAAGATGCCGACATCACATTAAAACTGCATTTGGCCTTGTGGGAACAGTTAGAAAAAGAGCCGCATACCAAAGTATTCACAGACATCGAAATGCCCTTGGTTCGAGTGTTGGCTTCAATGGAACAAACAGGCGTGTATTTAGATGCCAATGAGCTGAAAAAACAAAGCGTACATTTGGCAGAAAAGATGGCGGTACTTCAGACCAAAGCTTATGAACTGGCAGGAAAAGAATTCAACCTCGGTTCACCGAAACAGCTACAACAAATCCTGTTTGAAGAGCAGGGCTTGCCGGTATTGAAAAAAACACCCGGTGGTCAACCGTCAACAGCCGAAGATGTTTTACAAGACCTGTCTGCTGACTATGAATTGCCATCTACTATCTTATCCTACCGTTCTTTGAGTAAGTTGAAGAACACCTACACCGACAAATTACCACTGGAAATCAACAACAAAACAGGTCGTGTACACACCTCATACCACCAAGCCGTGGCGATAACAGGCCGTTTGTCATCGAACAACCCAAACCTACAAAACATTCCGATTCGAACCGAAGAAGGTCGAAAAGTCAGAACCGCTTTCATCGCACCTGACGGTTGGCAGGTGATGGCAGCAGATTACTCACAAATTGAACTGCGCATCATGGCACATTTGTCTCAAGACGAAAACCTGCTCAAAGCCTTTAAAGAAGGTGTCGATGTCCACAGCCAAACCGCTTCACAAGTGTTCGACACACCATTGGATGAAGTCACCGGTGAACAAAGACGTGCTGCAAAAGCCATCAACTTTGGCCTGATGTACGGCATGAGTGCTTTCGGTTTGAGTAAACAGTTACACATCAGCCGAAAAGAAGCCTCGAATTACCAGAAACAGTACTTTGCTCAATACCCGAAAGTGAAAGGCTTCATTGACTCAGTCAAAGAAAAAGCCGCAGAGCAAGGCTACTTGGACACAGAATTTGGCCGCAGACTTTACTTCCCAGAAATCAACAACCGCAACGCCCGAGTCCGAGCGGGCGCCGAACGCGCCGCCATCAACGCACCAATGCAAGGCACCGCTGCCGATATCATAAAAAAAGCCATGATTGCCGTTTACAACGAAGTCAAAGGCAAAGACGACATCCGCTTGGTGATGCAAGTCCACGATGAACTGGTCTTTGAAATCAAAGACGAATCCGTGAAGTCATGGTGTCAACGCATCAAAGAAACGATGGAAAACGTGGTGGAACTATCCGTGCCGCTGTTGGTGGATTATGGTGTGGGGGATAATTGGGATCAAGCGCACTGA